The Pirellulales bacterium genome contains a region encoding:
- a CDS encoding Gfo/Idh/MocA family oxidoreductase, translating into MTARSKDMPIRVAIIGAGAVSDYHHVPGLGLDGRARVAAVADTNAELLERRGHEWGIKLLSTDPQAIATHPDVDAVIIATPNFTHRDIAVAAAKAGKHVMCEKPLGLSAAEVREMYHAARDAGVVHMTAFTYRFAPAMRYLKYLLERGDLGTPRHFRSQRFLDWPETSWGWRQYRDKAGAGDLFDMTIHRIDFAQDLLGPVKAVSGAVARFTPRTQTIDGRTCAPSDVDDWSALLAEFECGATGVWEGTTLAKGYGRGGFGHEWAEVNGSEASAVYRLHEPNTILLGRTGKDLDPVPVPPEFLKPAGSPRDPAVGEPATVFRYDLAWEFIAAIVERRDAVPSFYEGLTAQVIADAVLASYADRSWKEIPAEPK; encoded by the coding sequence ATGACTGCTCGATCGAAAGACATGCCGATTCGCGTGGCGATCATCGGCGCGGGCGCCGTGAGCGACTATCACCACGTGCCGGGCCTGGGGCTCGACGGTCGGGCGCGCGTCGCCGCCGTGGCCGATACGAACGCTGAATTGCTCGAGCGACGAGGTCACGAATGGGGCATCAAGCTCCTCTCGACCGATCCGCAGGCCATCGCCACGCACCCCGACGTCGATGCGGTGATCATCGCCACGCCGAACTTCACGCACCGCGACATTGCCGTGGCGGCGGCGAAGGCGGGCAAGCACGTGATGTGCGAGAAGCCGCTCGGCCTGTCGGCGGCCGAGGTGCGCGAAATGTACCACGCGGCCCGCGATGCCGGCGTCGTCCACATGACCGCCTTCACCTATCGCTTTGCCCCGGCGATGCGTTACCTGAAATATCTGCTCGAGCGGGGTGATCTCGGCACGCCGCGGCATTTTCGCTCGCAGCGATTTCTTGACTGGCCCGAGACGAGCTGGGGCTGGCGGCAATATCGCGACAAGGCCGGGGCAGGAGATCTGTTCGACATGACGATTCACCGCATCGACTTCGCGCAGGATCTGCTGGGCCCGGTCAAGGCGGTCAGTGGCGCCGTGGCACGCTTCACACCACGCACGCAGACGATCGACGGTCGCACGTGTGCTCCCTCGGACGTCGACGATTGGTCGGCGCTGCTGGCCGAATTCGAATGCGGCGCCACGGGCGTCTGGGAAGGGACGACCTTGGCCAAAGGCTACGGCCGGGGGGGCTTCGGCCACGAATGGGCCGAGGTGAATGGCTCCGAGGCCTCGGCCGTCTATCGCCTGCACGAGCCGAACACGATTCTGCTGGGGCGCACGGGCAAGGACCTCGATCCCGTGCCCGTCCCGCCCGAGTTCCTCAAGCCGGCTGGCAGTCCGCGCGATCCGGCGGTGGGCGAGCCCGCGACAGTCTTCCGCTATGATCTGGCCTGGGAATTCATCGCGGCGATCGTCGAGCGTCGCGACGCCGTGCCCAGCTTCTACGAGGGGCTCACGGCGCAGGTGATTGCCGATGCCGTGCTGGCGTCGTACGCCGATCGCTCGTGGAAGGAGATTCCCGCGGAACCGAAGTAG
- a CDS encoding NRDE family protein produces MCLLAIQYRTLAAAPVLVAANREEFFDRPATVPAVDAGPPRVLCGRDQRAGGTWLGVNEHGLVVGVTNRLKSNLPAAPRSRGALCRELLDCTSAAEAIALAESELQSGKYAGANFLCVDRSHGAFVIGADHVEILPLLPGLHLVTNGDPNDVRDSRQTYARTLFAQRFPNSLEHFVGVSRDVLSRHSADIHQPTIVLRGPDRGTISSSIIGLAADPSQSVYLHAAGSPDQTEYADLSPLLRGMFVTSVAPAKKASAKGPRKPKPGSSGSRRR; encoded by the coding sequence ATGTGCCTACTGGCGATCCAATATCGTACGCTGGCCGCGGCTCCGGTCCTGGTGGCCGCGAATCGCGAAGAATTCTTCGACCGCCCCGCGACGGTCCCCGCCGTCGATGCCGGGCCACCCCGCGTGCTGTGTGGGCGCGATCAGCGTGCCGGCGGCACCTGGCTGGGAGTCAATGAACATGGCCTGGTCGTCGGCGTGACGAATCGGCTGAAGTCGAACCTGCCGGCCGCGCCCCGTTCGCGCGGCGCCCTCTGTCGCGAATTGCTCGATTGCACTTCCGCCGCCGAGGCGATCGCCCTGGCCGAGAGCGAGCTTCAGTCGGGTAAGTACGCGGGGGCCAATTTTCTCTGCGTCGACCGCAGCCACGGCGCCTTTGTCATCGGCGCCGATCATGTCGAGATCTTGCCCCTCCTGCCCGGCTTGCACCTGGTTACCAATGGCGATCCGAACGACGTGCGCGACTCGCGTCAGACGTACGCCCGGACGCTCTTTGCCCAACGTTTTCCCAACTCGCTGGAGCATTTTGTGGGCGTGTCGCGCGACGTGCTCTCGCGGCATTCGGCCGACATCCACCAGCCGACGATCGTCCTGCGAGGACCCGATCGAGGCACCATCTCGTCGAGCATCATCGGCCTGGCGGCCGATCCCTCGCAGTCGGTCTATTTGCACGCGGCGGGGAGCCCCGACCAGACAGAGTACGCCGATCTTTCCCCGCTGTTGCGCGGCATGTTCGTGACCAGCGTGGCGCCGGCCAAGAAAGCGTCGGCGAAAGGCCCCCGCAAGCCCAAGCCCGGCTCAAGCGGCTCGCGGCGACGGTAG